In a single window of the Cucumis melo cultivar AY chromosome 11, USDA_Cmelo_AY_1.0, whole genome shotgun sequence genome:
- the LOC103502023 gene encoding ABC transporter G family member 31 — protein sequence MAASNGSEYFELDIDTIDPSFSRPSNAEIVAKDERELLWAAIERLPSQKQSNFALLTRSPSEITSSDHDGANTTETIDVRKLDKNKRELVVKKALATDDQDNLKLLSGIKERLDRAGVVIPKIEIRFRNLTVSADVQVGSRTLPTLINYTHDIIETILTSLKIMKRKRYPLTILNDISGIVKPGRMTLLLGPPGSGRSTLLQALAGKLDRNLKKTGNITYNGHHLKEFCVQRTSAYISQSDNHLAELTVRETLDFAARCQGASEAFSEYIKELAHVEKEKKIRPSPDIDAFMKASSVGGRKHSVLTDYILKVLGLDVCSETLVGNDMVRGVSGGQRKRVTSGEMIVGPRKTLFMDEISTGLDSSTTFQIVKCLRNFVHQMEATVLMALLQPAPETFELFDDLVLLSDGYLVYQGPRAEVLAFFESLGFKLPPRKGVADFLQEVTSKKDQEQYWADSSRAYKYISVPEIAEAFKKSQVGKSLESDLNLPYDKSSSHPSALAKTKFAASKNELFKACFFRELLLIKRHSFLYIFRTCQVAFVGFVTCTMFLRTRIHPTDEINGNLYLSCLFFGLIHMMFNGFSELPLMISRLPVFYKQRDNLFHPSWSWSISSWILRVPYSVLEAVVWSCVVYYTVGFAPSAGRFFRFMFLLFSVHQMAIGLFRLMAAIARDMVLANTFGSAALLIIFLLGGFIIPKEMIKPWWSWAFWVSPLSYGQRAISVNEFTATRWMEKSSIGNGTIGYNVLHSHNMPSSDNWYWLGVGVMLIYSILFNSLVTLALSKLHPLRKAQTVIPTDTDGTDSTTNNREQVPNSNAKVGKGMILPFRPLTMTFHNVNYFVDTPKEMKHQGIPENKLQLLSNVSGVFSPGVLTALVGSSGAGKTTLMDVLAGRKTGGYIEGEIKISGFPKEQRTFARISGYVEQNDIHSPQVTVEESLQFSSSLRLPKEISKEKRREFVEEVMSLVELDALRHALVGMPGSTGLSTEQRKRLTIAVELVANPSIIFMDEPTSGLDARAAAIVMRTVRNTVDTGRTVVCTIHQPSIDIFEAFDELLLMKRGGRVIYGGKLGVHSQIMIDYFEGISGVSPIPDAYNPATWMLEVTTPAAEQRLGRDFADIYRNSGQFRNVEESIKQYSVPPSGGEALKFDSTYSQGTLSQFIICLWKQRLVYWRSPQYNVMRLCFTFISALIFGSVFWDVGMRRNSTQELMVVMGALYSACLFLGVNNASSVQPIVSIERTVFYREKAAGMYSPIAYAVAQGLVEVPYIAAQTIMFGVITYLMVNFERNVGKFFLYILFMFLTFTYFTFYGMMTVGLTPSQHMAAVVSSAFYSLWNLLSGFLVPKPSIPGWWIWFYYICPISWTLRGIITSQLGDVETIIVGPGFKGSVKQYLEVSLGYGGDGMIGVSIVVLVAFILLFFTVFAVSVKLINFQRR from the exons ATGGCGGCTTCCAATGGAAGCGAGTATTTCGAATTGGACATCGATACTATCGATCCGTCCTTTTCTCGTCCCTCCAATGCTGAAATAGTAGCCAAGGATGAGCGAGAGCTTTTATGGGCCGCGATCGAGAGATTACCGTCTCAAAAACAGTCTAACTTCGCATTGTTGACGCGTTCTCCGTCGGAGATCACTTCTTCCGACCACGATGGAGCGAATACGACCGAAACTATCGACGTTAGGAAGCTCGATAAGAATAAACGAGAACTCGTTGTCAAGAAGGCATTGGCCACCGATGATCAAGATAATTTGAAGTTACTTTCTGGAATTAAAGAGCGTCTCGATAG AGCCGGAGTGGTGATTCCAAAGATTGAAATTAGATTTCGGAATCTGACTGTCTCAGCAGATGTTCAAGTTGGTTCTAGAACTTTGCCTACTTTAATAAACTATACACATGACATAATTGAG ACAATACTTACGAGTTTGAAAATCATGAAACGCAAACGATATCCACTAACAATTTTGAACGATATTAGTGGCATCGTCAAACCCGGAAG GATGACATTGCTGTTGGGGCCTCCAGGTTCTGGAAGATCCACCTTGCTTCAAGCTCTTGCTGGCAAACTTGATAGAAACTTAAAG AAAACTGGAAACATTACTTATAATGGGCATCATCTTAAGGAGTTTTGTGTTCAAAGGACCTCTGCATACATTAGCCAATCAGATAATCATCTAGCAGAATTAACTGTGCGTGAAACTTTGGACTTTGCTGCTAGATGTCAAGGTGCAAGTGAAGCCTTCTCAG AATATATAAAAGAGTTGGCACATgtggagaaagaaaagaagatacgCCCTAGCCCAGATATTGATGCATTTATGAAG GCATCATCTGTTGGTGGTAGAAAGCATAGTGTTTTAACAGACTATATTTTGAAGGTGCTTGGTCTTGATGTATGCTCAGAGACGTTAGTTGGTAATGACATGGTTAGGGGTGTCTCTGGTGGCCAAAGAAAAAGAGTTACTTCAG GGGAAATGATTGTTGGGCCAAGAAAAACCCTTTTCATGGATGAGATATCTACCGGACTCGACAGCTCAACAACATTTCAAATAGTGAAATGCTTAAGAAATTTTGTTCATCAAATGGAAGCTACAGTGTTGATGGCTCTTTTACAACCTGCTCCTGAAACATTTGAACTATTTGATGATCTTGTGTTATTATCAGATGGTTATCTTGTGTATCAAGGACCTCGAGCAGAGGTTCTAGCCTTTTTCGAGTCATTAGGTTTTAAATTACCACCTCGTAAGGGAGTTGCTGATTTTTTACAAGAG GTCACCTCTAAAAAGGATCAAGAACAGTATTGGGCTGATTCTTCTCGGGCATATAAATATATTTCAGTTCCTGAAATTGCTGAAGCATTTAAAAAATCCCAAGTCGGGAAGTCTTTGGAGTCTGATCTTAATCTTCCATATGATAAATCATCAAGTCATCCTTCAGCTTTGGCTAAAACGAAATTTGCTGCTTCAAAGAATGAACTCTTTAAAGCTTGCTTTTTCCGAGAACTACTTCTCATAAAGCGCCATAGCTTTCTTTACATTTTTAGGACATGTCAG GTTGCATTTGTTGGATTTGTTACCTGCACAATGTTCTTACGAACAAGAATACATCCCACAGACGAAATCAATGGCAATCTCTATCTATCTTGCCTATTTTTTGGATTAATCCATATGATGTTTAATGGATTTTCAGAATTACCTCTTATGATATCTCGATTACCTGTTTTCTACAAGCAGAGAGATAATTTGTTTCATCCTTCTTGGTCTTGGTCCATTAGTAGTTGGATTTTGCGTGTACCTTATTCTGTACTTGAAGCCGTCGTGTGGTCTTGTGTTGTATATTATACTGTTGGCTTTGCTCCTAGTGCTGGAAG GTTTTTTCGCTTCATGTTTCTACTGTTTTCAGTTCATCAAATGGCTATTGGTCTTTTTCGTTTGATGGCAGCTATCGCCAGAGATATGGTACTTGCCAATACTTTTGGTTCAGCAGccttattaattatatttctatTGGGTGGATTTATCATACCAAAAG AAATGATTAAGCCATGGTGGTCATGGGCTTTTTGGGTGTCCCCACTATCTTATGGGCAACGAGCTATTTCTGTCAACGAGTTCACTGCCACTAGGTGGATGGAG AAATCTAGTATTGGAAATGGAACTATTGGATACAATGTTCTCCATTCACATAACATGCCTAGTAGTGATAATTGGTACTGGTTGGGTGTTGGTGTGATGTTGATTTATTCAATTCTTTTCAATAGTTTGGTGACTTTGGCTTTATCTAAACTCCATC CTCTAAGAAAAGCTCAAACCGTAATCCCAACTGATACTGATGGAACTGATTCTACTACAAACAATAGAG AACAAGTTCCAAATTCAAATGCAAAAGTGGGAAAGGGAATGATTCTTCCATTCCGACCATTAACAATGACTTTTCACAATGTCAATTATTTTGTTGATACTCCAAAG GAAATGAAGCACCAAGGAATACCAGAAAATAAATTACAACTATTATCAAACGTGAGCGGTGTGTTTTCACCAGGGGTTCTTACAGCATTAGTTGGTTCAAGTGGAGCTGGAAAAACCACATTAATGGATGTTCTTGCCGGAAGAAAAACAGGTGGATACATTGAAGGTGAAATTAAAATATCAGGTTTTCCAAAAGAACAACGTACTTTTGCTAGAATTTCTGGCTATGTAGAGCAAAATGATATTCATTCCCCTCAAGTCACTGTTGAGGAGAGTCTTCAATTTTCGTCCTCTTTACGTCTTCCAAAAGAAATCAGTAAAGAGAAACGACGG GAGTTTGTTGAAGAAGTAATGAGTTTAGTGGAACTTGATGCTCTTAGGCATGCATTGGTTGGTATGCCAGGTAGTACTGGTTTATCAACAGAACAGAGGAAACGGTTAACAATTGCAGTGGAGCTTGTTGCAAATCCTTCTATCATTTTCATGGATGAACCTACATCTGGACTTGATGCTCGAGCCGCTGCCATTGTAATGAGAACCGTTCGTAATACAGTTGATACAGGAAGAACTGTTGTTTGTACCATTCACCAACCTAGCATCGACATATTTGAAGCATTCGATGAG TTACTTCTTATGAAACGAGGGGGACGCGTTATATATGGAGGAAAGCTAGGAGTACATTCACAGATAATGATAGACTATTTTGAA GGAATTAGTGGAGTATCTCCAATACCAGATGCTTACAATCCAGCTACTTGGATGCTTGAGGTTACAACACCTGCTGCTGAACAGAGACTTGGAAGAGATTTTGCTGACATTTATAGAAATTCTGGTCAATTCAG GAATGTTGAAGAATCCATCAAGCAATATAGTGTTCCACCAAGTGGTGGAGAAGCATTAAAATTTGATTCCACATACTCGCAAGGCACATTGTCCCAATTTATAATTTGTCTTTGGAAGCAAAGGCTTGTTTATTGGAGGAGTCCACAATACAATGTCATGAGATTATGTTTCACCTTCATAAGTGCACTCATATTTGGTTCCGTCTTTTGGGATGTTGGTATGAGAAG GAATTCAACTCAAGAACTGATGGTTGTTATGGGAGCTCTATACTCTGCATGCTTATTCCTTGGAGTAAATAATGCTTCTTCTGTACAACCAATTGTTTCGATTGAGAGAACAGTATTTTACCGAGAGAAAGCAGCAGGAATGTATTCTCCAATTGCTTATGCAGTTGCCCAG GGTTTAGTGGAGGTTCCATATATTGCTGCACAGACCATCATGTTTGGTGTTATCACATATTTAATGGTTAACTTCGAAAGAAATGTTG GCAAATTCTTTCTTTATatcctcttcatgttcctcaCCTTCACCTATTTTACATTTTATGGTATGATGACGGTTGGCCTCACTCCTTCACAACATATGGCAGCCGTTGTTTCTTCCGCTTTCTACTCGTTATGGAATCTCCTCTCAGGCTTTCTTGTTCCAAAACCA AGCATTCCTGGATGGTGGATTTGGTTTTACTACATCTGCCCAATTTCATGGACATTGAGGGGAATTATAACATCACAACTTGGTGATGTAGAAACCATAATTGTTGGACCAGGTTTTAAGGGCAGTGTGAAACAATACTTGGAAGTAAGCTTAGGTTATGGTGGAGACGGTATGATCGGAGTTTCCATTGTCGTTCTCGTCGCCTTCATCCTCCTTTTCTTTACTGTCTTTGCAGTCTCCGTCAAGCTCATCAACTTCCAGAGAAGATAG